The Nitrospiraceae bacterium DNA segment GAGCTCTGTTGATTCGTTTAAGAAAGCACTCTAGGGGGGCGGTGGCAGGAGGTCCGTATCCCGAAAGTTGATGGCAAGCATAACGGTGTACTGGTTATAAAATGCGTCTCCTTCATACAGCGGCGTCGAGCGGATCAGTCGTCCGGTCTTCTTATCGATGAAGTCGATCGAAAAACGCGCGAGACCTCGCTGTCTTTGGGCCTTATAGAAGGCAAGCTCCGGAACCGCAATAGGGAGTAACCCGCCGGAGATCTGTGGGATTCCAACAAACGTCAGATCTTGGAGCGTTCCAAAGGCGTCCAGCGTGACTCGGGCAGTCAAGGATTCTTTCCCATCTTTCGGCAAATTGAGCCCTTCTCGACTGAGCCACTTCTCGATCAGCGCCGTCACGAATGCCTGGTCTCCTGTGAGACCCACTGTCTCCACCGCGACCGATCGTCCTGGTGCAATCGGCAACACGGCATCGATGAGCCCCCGCTTCAGCGATTGGGCTAACAGGAGCTGTTCGGTTGGCGATCTCGCCGATTTCGTGGTCTCGTAGGTTGATGAGCAGCCCGACAGGAACAGGCTCCACATGATCCCTATGAGAAACCATGCGCAACCAATCCAAGGACGGATTGTATCTCTCTCAGAATATCGGAAGGTGTGGGGTCGAGCGACGTCCATGGGATTCATGGGTACAACCTCTCGCAATTCGGTCGAAGTGACGCGACTTCACATGAAGGTCTCGCGTCCTGTCCTCGGGTGTGCAAAATTCTATCGATTCTCCACCATGCACATCGCCTCTGAAGAGGTAAACCATTTTGTTCCTGGTGGACGGAAATTCCACGCGGTCGCAAGTGCCTGACAGGTGAGGTTGGCCAGCGTATCTTTCGGTGGTCGAGTCTCAAACGTTGTATACCGCGCACTGCCACTCCAATGCACTCGGCCGGACTCCATCTGTACTCCTCGAACCGTAACCATCGGAGCTCGATAATCACCCCCTCTGTCCACGAATACGACTTCTTGCACAGCATGTTTCTTCGCTGCTTGGAGAATCGCGGCTTCGTCCGCAAGTGTGTGGGCTACTTCGGTGCTCTCAGTGTCGATATCAATGGCTAACATACTCCGTTCGAGGACAGACAGCCCTCGCTTCTGCAACCAGGTGGTGGCGACCCCGACGGCACCGGGATCATTTCCCCAGACGACCGTCGGTGTGCCGGGTCGAGGAAGATCAGCGAGAAACCCATCCGTCACCGGGGGAGAGCTGCAAGCGGCAAGCAGCATCAATAATCCGAGGTTGCCTATTGCACCTCTCATAGCCGGCCTCCAAAGAGAATCTTTTGATTTTTCCGTCCAGCCTGTAAAGGGGAACGCGATCGACTCCGAGTTCAGGCCGTCGACTTGCAGAACCCTGAGACCATAGTGATCTCAGTCGGGCGCACCATAGCAGAACTACGAACGAGAAGGCTATAGAGTTTTTCGCGACGCCCGTCCATTTGAAAATTTTCTATTTATTCTTGGCCTGAAGGATCGGGCCAAGGAACGCCTACGCCACACGTCCGAAGGCAAGAATCGCATCCGTATCTATCCATCGACCAGGATCCTGGAAGAGATGAATCTCTCCTCCAGGATCACACGCGGTGCCGGTCAGCTGCCGGAAGCCGGGTCTGTCGTCAGTGATGACGGATCGGTTGACGAGGGATCGGCAAGGGAGGGGAGGAGATTGTCTACAGGGGAACCCTGGTCTTCGGCGTTGTTGGTCCGGTCAGAAACGGCTTGAATTGAGTCGGTCGCTGGTGGTTCGGTGGCGACGGTGGGGAGGATCATATGTTCCTTTCCGACTTTCCGCAATTCAAGATGTACGCGCCGATTCATGTTGCGGCACACGTCGCTGGTGTCGAGGCAGAGGATGCCCTCCTCACCCAGGCTCACCACCTTGATCGCTTGGGCTGAGACGCCAAGACCGACCAGGTACTCTTTCACTTTCTCGCCACGCATGAGCCCCAGCTTTTTGTTGTAACTGGCTGAACCCTGTTGGTCGGTATAGCCCTGCACGAGGATGCCGAGATCTGGATTGCTCTTGGCCAAATCGGCTTGCGTCGCGAGGATGGCCTTCGCGTCGTCGGTGAGGCCCTTGTGACCTACTTCGAAATAGATATCTGTGTGGATGCTGTCGGGTTTGGTGACCTGAGTGGTGATGACGGGCTCGGTGATCGGGCTCGTAGTGGTTTTGAGGACGTTCGTAACCTGTGCGCCGGTCAGGCTCTCAGCAGGGGTCTTTGAGGCGTAGGACTGTTCCTGCCCCGAGTAGTACCAGAAGGCTCCGATCGTCCCGGCCAGCAAGAGGACCAAGCCGGAGAGAATATAGACCTCCTTTATATCCTTATTGGGACCGATGACAGTCGGCGCAATCGCACCTGAGCTGGTTTGGCATGGATTTTTTTGCATGGGGTAACCCTCCATTTGACGATAAAAGGTTCAAAGTTGTGGCTATAATAATTACTGGTTCAGAAACAGTGAACGGCTTTAGACCTGTGTCACCCCCTTCCAGTGGTTCACTTGCGTGTCGATGGCCATGGGCCAGAGCAACCGGAGTGCCAGTGGGGAGGGTGATGGAATCGAGAAAAGTGTAAGGAAAGTTCAGATGTTCAGAGTATGCGGTGAATCTCAGAGGGTTGCGGGGAAACTGCGCCCAGCACGTGATGCGGGGGTAGCCACGCATGGGTTCTGACAAGAAAGAATATGTTGGGATCCCGGACCATCGCAAGATGGTCCGGGCGAGAAATTGCTCATTGAAGTACGGTATAGATTTGATCTGCGGTGATGGTCACCGAAGCATCGCTGTACGTCCCATGGGCTCCGACGGTGTTTGCCTTCTGGCCCTGCATGAGAGACTGTTCGAGCGCCACGCTGTAATCGTGAAATTGTGTGAAGACCTGTACCTGTCCGTTTGATCCCACCGCGAAGAGCCCTTGGGTCGGATTAGTCGGTACGATTGTGGGAGACACTCCAAGGCTGACGAGATCAGTCGCGACTGGCCCTCGCCAAACATAATGGGCTGCCCCAACTCCTGCCAGGTCGACGACCAATCCCGCATCCGTGTTGCTGACGAACGGCATTGCGGTCGCCGGACGCCAGTTCACCAGCAAGGTGGCGGGATGATCCATGAGGTTCACAATCGTCTGTGCGGTGAAATCGGGTGGTGCGGTTTTGAAAGGCGTCACGAACCCTAGTACTCTTACCGGCGTACCGGATGTCAGCCCCGTTAGGCTCAACGTTCCCGTGGCCACCTGATAATGCGCCGGATCGGCATCCGTGGCCGCCGAGGTTCCTGTTCCGGCAAAGGTGAGCAGTGTAATCCGACGCCCCTCGATACGCTGGATGTTCATTTCTAGCGAACTTGCACTCGTCGTGTTCACGGTGCCTGCTACGGATGTCACGAGCAAGCGGACCAGACCTGTCGTGGCATCCAAGGTATTAGTGGAGACAATAAACGTTCCGAACGCGGTGATGCGCTGGCCGACCGAGATAGCGTCCTTCGTCAGGCCCTGCGTCATCAGGGCTTGTTGTCTGACCCTTGTAGCCGCTCCTACGTTCACCGTGACCGTATCGTGGAACGTGAATGTGCCGTCGCTTCGAATCAGCGAGCCTCCTCGCACGGTCAGCTGATCGCTGGTTCGTGCGATGACCACACCGGTTACGACGTCTCTCGTTCCGCCAGGCACGCTGGAGCCGGCCAGGACCTCATTGGCTTTAAACTGTTTGGTATCGACCTTCCATTGTCCGATTGCTACAGTCGCAGTGCCAATCGTCTTGGCGGCCAATGCTGAAAGCCCCGCGGCTCCCTGATAATCCACTTCATCGATCTCAAAGACTGTACTGCTATCTGTATGAACAGTGACCGACCCGAGTTTACTCAGCGGGACAATACTCAACGGACCAAATATCGGTCGGAGAAACACTTGATAAGTTTGATTCTGTTGGTTGACCGATTCGAGTGGACCGCGAAGCCGCATGGTCTTCGGATTCTGCGGATCCACGTCTGCCACAAGGAATGGTTTGACAGTTACGACAGGCGGATTGACCGTGAGATCCGCGGTATTCGAGGCCTGAAGATTGAAGTCCAGGGTCAGATGCGCGGGAATGCCCGGCGCAATCACCAGGGCACGGCGATTATCGAACGTGACCGCAACGTCGAGCGTCGTGATGGGGTTTCCTTGGCCATCGCGGATGTTCGCTATAGGCACGGAAACTGCGTTACCAGTTGCATCTTCGACTTCGAGATCGGCCGCCGAGAAATCCAACCGCATGCGGGCGGAAACATATGAGCCAGAGGGAATCGTCGCCGCGGTAAAGAATTCCGTCATTGCGACATAATCGGCAAAATTGACGCGCGTGGTTAACGGCAGCGTTTCGACGACCGTTCCGTCCCGTCTGGTTAAGGTGAGGGACTGTACGTCCACCATATAGGAGAGGAAATCGCCCGCCGCATCAGTCATGCTGACCAGCGCCTGGCCATTGGTTGCTGAGGCCGCACTACTCGCACCAGACCCGCTATCGCCTCCGCCGCTGCAGCCAGCCATGGTCAGTGCGACCGTCACCATGCAGAGCCACGTTTCCCATCCCGTCCAACATTGTCCTCGGTGAGTTTCTTGTTTGATGAGCTTCACTGTGGTCCTCCTCCTTGGACTCAAACGAATCATCCCTGGCCCAACTGATGGGACTAACGCAGTCTGAATGAAGAGGTTGACAGAGTGATGGGGTGAAGGCAAGAGACTGCGCCAGCTTTTTTATTTTGAGAGACCCTCGGCCAGGTCTTTCATGTAGGAGTGCCCCACGAACTCACACATTTGCCAAAATTCTTGGGACTTCTCGAACGAGATAGAGTATATTGTCGGTAGACAGGGGATGGGGTCCCCCGTAAACCGCCTCGGCCAGGCTGATGACTCCTACGCTACTCCCACTGCCGTAGCCGCGGAGCCGTCGCCGATAGTGGTGACAACCGGTCTGAAGCAGTCGCGAACCACCTGGCCGGAACGGAGGACTCCTGCATGGAATCGATCTTTATCACTGTCTCCCTGTGGCTCGCTCTTGCCGTCGTTTCTGCTCTCATTGCTTCCTCGCTGCGGCTTTCCATCGCATTAGTTGAAATCTGCGTCGGCGTTGCCGTTGCTGCAGCAAGTGGTTTCTTTGGATTGGGAGATGTCTTCGCTGCCAATTCAGAGTGGGTTCGGTTTCTCGCTGCCTCTGGAGCTGTCGTTCTGACTTTTCTTGCCGGCGCGGAGCTGGATCCAGACGTGATCCGTGTGAAATTGACCGAAGTGAGCGTCGTCGGATTGATCGGATTCCTGGCGCCGTTTCTGGGCTGTGCTGCCGTGGCCTATTACATATTGGAATGGGATGCTAATGCGAGTTGGCTCTGCGGCGTGGCGCTCTCGACAACTTCTATGGCCGTTGTCTATGCAGTGATGCTGGAAACCGGATTCAATAAGACGGAGTTCGGGAAGGGGATTCTTGGATCTTGTTTTATCAATGACCTGGGGACCGTGATCGCGCTGGGTCTGCTGTTCGCTCCGTTTACCTATAAGACCTTGGTGTTCATCGCAGGAACTGTTGCTGGTCTTATGTTGTTACCGTCTTCGACAGCGTGGCTCACCAAACATTATGCGTTCCGCACTGCTGCGATCAGGACGAAGTGGGTCATGCTGATTCTGTTTGCACTGGGTGCCTTGGCTCTGTGGTCCGGAAGCGAAGCGGTCCTACCGGCGTATCTCGTCGGCATGGTGCTCGCCGGGAGCGCTGCGAGAGACGCGCATTGGATGAGGCGGCTACGGACACTGACAGTAGGATTTCTCACGCCCTTTTATTTTCTTCGAGCCGGGACGCTTGTGTCTCTGCCGGCATTGCTGGCTGCGCCGCTGATCTTTGTCGCGTTGCTTTTGGGCAAGGTGGCCTCGAAGATTTTCGGCCTCTATCCCTTCATCAGCGCCTTCCGTCAGGATCGGAACGAACGGTGGTACTACACACTCCTCATGTCGACCGGCTTAACGTTCGGGACAATCTCGTCTCTTTACGGACTGGCACATGGGTTAGTGACTCAGGAGCAGTATTCCTTTCTTGTGGCGGCAGTTATTGCGAGTGCAGTTGTTCCCACCCTGATCGCGGGCATTGCCTTTGTCCCTGTCCACCTGCTGACAAAAGCCGAGCAGCCAGGCAAAGCAGTACGACGTATCAACGGTCTGAGCGACGAGGGTTAGGGAGAAGATACAGTTGATTTCAGCAGTAGTGTGGTCGGCTGCGATTGGCAAAGAGCAGGTCTAAGTTGCGCAATCGTTGCAGCTCCGCGGGAGTAATGCCTTCCGGAAATGGGTCAGTCCAATAATATGAATTAGCCTTACCGGTTAAGGCGATCCATTCCCGGAACAGCGTACAGATTTCTGCCTGCGCCTCTGCCGAACCTGAAGGCCAAGGGCCTGAGGTAAATGTATTGATTCCGGATAGGCGGCCGGCAAACTCCAAGGGTGGAGGCTGAATCTCGAGGAGGTGACAATTCGATCCGTCAGGGGTTTCTGTATAGACCTCTCCACCTGCTCCGGAACAGGCATAGACTGCCGCAGCAGAACCCACCGGCATGGCGGCAATCAGCATGAGCCCGAGTAGGGCGCATACAACGCATACAAATTGCTGTTTCATGGCAAAAATGTCCTGTTCCGCAGGACCTTCACGCATGTCTGCTTTTCATTGGGCTAGACCTCTCAGAAAACTGCTGTCGCACCAAGGCCTCTATCGATTGAAAGTGTCGGTCCGGTAGGTTTTTGAATCGGCGTTTGCAATCGAGGAGGGCTTCATCGGCTGAAGCGAATGGTTCGATGACAGATAACAAGTGACCGTAATAATCCATAAGCTTGAGCTCGACGGTTCTCAGATAGCCGGGGTCTCCGGCAATTTCCAGTGCAGCTTTCGTCTGATCGCCGCCTGATTCGACCAGAGCTTGAAAGCAGAGGCCTTTCAGTCGTTGAGTGACCGTGCTGCGGTCCCAGCCTAACGTCTTCGCGGTCGCTTGCATGTCAAAGCCATGTTGCCTTAAGTGATTCAAGACGGCAGCATCGCTGGCCGGGTCCGGAAGAATCTGTGACGGTTTGGTCCTCCCGGTGGTAGACCCGCTGCCACCGCCGAGTCGCAACGATTCTTTAGTCAAGAGAGGGCTATCGCTGAGTGCAATGGCCTGCTCTAAACAATGCCGAAACTCTCGCACATTTCCTTTCCACCCGTGTTCGACTAACGCACGCAACGCCTCGTTCGAAAGCTTTGGGACCGGTTTCCCCAACTGAGTGGCAATTTCACTCAGAAAGGTGTCCGCGAGGATCGGCACGTCGGCCGGCCGTTCGCGCAACGGAGGCAGCCGGAACACCAAGCCAGTCAGACGGAAATACAGGTCCTCTCGGAACCAGCCTTCGGATACGCCGCGCTGAAGATCACGATTCGTCGCAGCGACGATGCGTACGTCGACGGTGGTGGGGATGGTTGCGCCGACACGATAAAATGACTTTTCCTGCAGCACGCGCAGCAGCTTGCTCTGATGGTCCAGCCGCAAATCCCCGATTTCATCCAAGAAGATGGTTCCGTGGTTTGCCAGTTCGAAATACCCGCGCCGGTCCGCCGACGCACCGGTGAAACTGCCTTTCACATGGCCGAACAATTCGCTTTCAAAGAGTTCGGGCGAGATAGCGGCTATGTTCACTGCAATAAACGTCTTGCCGGTCCGTGGACTGAGCCGATGCACTGCACGGGCAAAGAGTTCTTTGCCGGTACCAGGCTCGCCGAGCAACAAGACGGTCAACGGTGATTTCGCGCCTCTTTTCAGGTCGCGGTAGAGGCATAGGAGCCCGGTATCCTGGGTCACGATGCCAAACTGCAGGCATTCCCCGCGAAGACGATCGAGTTCAACATCGGCCATGGCAACGGACTCATTCGTGGCTGCACGTAGACTATGCAGTTGCTGCTCAAGAGTTTCCAGCTGTGTACGCGCCTCTTCCTCCTGAGTTTGGGCGACTGCTAGTTCCCTCCGAAGCGCTTCCATGGTGCGTGACAGGTCTACGTGCTGACCGGCGGAGTGTGCAATCGCGGCCCGCGCCTGCTCCAGATCCTCTTCCAACGTTTCAGCACGGGTTTCCCGGAGGACCAGGGCCTCGCGCACAGCCGCGGCTTCTTGCTGCAGTCGCAACATGTCTCGTTCGAGGAGGCGCATCTGCTGACTTGCCGTGAGATGGCTCCAGACGGTCGTGCTGACGAGAACGATCAACGCCGCTATGAGCGGCAACGCAAATGGAAATACGAGGTCCGCGAAGGACAGCGCCAAGAGCAGGGCGCAGCCATACCCGAGGACAACAGCTCCGGCGAGGATGAGTCCGCGCGATTCTCGAGAATACAGCAAGGTCCAAGAGACGAGACCGGCAAGAAGGAACGCTGCGATATAGCTGCCGACCGCACCAAGCTGGCAGACACGATTGCCAGTCAGGAGCATGTTCAACAGATGCAGATGGATTGTGATGCCGGTGACGGACTGGCCGCTTGGGAGAAGCCAGGTCGCGGGACTTGCCGGGTCAGAAAGCATCACCACGACCTTGTCTTTGAACCATCCATTTAGTTGCTCTTCATGGTTTGCTTCGATCGCTTCCCACAGTGTGACGAATGAGAGGGTTGGGAGCGAGTTGATGGACCCGTCTCCAGCATAGTTCACAAGGATCGTCCCCTCGTTGTTCGTAGAACCGGGTTTCGTCTTGGCTTGTTCAAACAACACGCTCCCGAATGCAGGCACCGTCCGTCCATCCAGTTCAAGAGAGAGGGGAATGGAGCGGGCCACATGATCCCGTTGTCGGGACGCCAGCAGATGCCCGAACATCGTCGTATCCGAGGCCACCGAGGGTTCTGAATCGAAGGGGTAGACAACCGGCCCGGCCGCTTTAGTAGCTTCCAACAACAGAGCATCGCTGGCTGCACCGCCAAGTTGAGCTGGGCTGGCGTGACTCAACCGATGATCGAGGCCAATCGCAATCGCCCCTGCGTCATGGATTTCGGTGAGGACGCGAGCCAGGATTGCTCGATCCCATTGGCCGGCTCCGAACTTGGCGTCGCTCGCTTGATCGCGGATCACAAGGAGCAGAGACGGGCTGACTTCAACAGGACCCCGGTGCCGGAGCCAGGCGTCGTAGGCAGCCCAATTCAATGCCGTGAAGGTCGTAGGGGCGAGGACCATCAGAATCGCCGCAAGAGACGTGGCCAGCACCCCTATGGCGCAAGCCTGAAGCCAGCGCGATTCGAGAAAGGCACGCCAGATTCTTGCGTAATTCAGCATGTTCGAACACTCTACGGCTGAGACGGAAGGTCGGAGAGAATTGATGTGATCTCTTGCTTCGGCAATCCCTTGAGTTGGGCTTTCGCCTTCGGGAGGTCCGGAATCGTGCCGATCCCCTTGGCGTAAATGGACGCCAGGATCTTCTTGGCTGGGACGAATCCGTCGTTGGCCGTGATTTCGAAGGAGGTCAGAATCCTCTTGTCGAAAGGAGCCAGATGCGGTTCCCATCCCATTTCGTACAATCGAGCGAGCTCAATCTGTGCTGCCTCGCTCAGAGCGTAGCTTTCTTGTAGCAGCACCGATACGGTCTGGTCGCTACGATTCTGTTTGAGGAGCGTTGTTCCCAATGTCTCGGCTTCGCCGTCGCGCGAGAGGTCGGGGAAATTGTCCCAGAGCTTGTCTCGATAATTTCGAAAGGCCTCCAAGGCCTCCTGGCGTTTCGCCTCCGGCTGTGTCGAAGACAAGGCTTGGCGGCGAAGTTGCGAGAGCGATGTCGCGGCCGGTTGATGACCGAGCGCAAGGGCTTTTGTCCACCAGTAGACCGCAAGGGCGGTGTTCTTCTCCACTCCTTGGCCTGTACGATAGGCATTGCCGATAAAGTATTGGGCCTGTGCAACGCCGCCTCGTGCCGCCTCCTCCATAGATTGTGCCGACTCCTGATCTCGATGGCTCAGCTTCAGGACGAGAGCCAGACGATAGCGAGCGTCGGGGAAATGATTCTGAAGCTCCAACGCTCGTTGATAGGCTTGTATCGCGCCTTTGAGATTGCCTGTCGTGTAATAAACAGTGCCGAGATTGTAGTGTGCCTGTGTCAGATCAGGGTCGAGACGAATCGCTTCCTTGAGTTCCACCATCGCTGTGCGCCAATCTTGCTTGGTCATCAAGGCTACACCGAGCTGCATATGCGCCCTGGCAGATTCGGGCTTTAGTTTAAGGGCGATGCGGTATTCATCAATCGCCTGGTCCACGTCACCGACTCGGTAGAGTGTATCGGCCAATTCAAGATGATCTTGCAGCGAGTTCGGAAAGGTCTGAACCGCATCCCTCAGGTCGACAAGCGAGGTGGGCAGATCAGCGGCCTCCTCCTCCCGGTCGTTCCCACGATCTGAATTGGATTTGTCCGCCGGGGTATCACGGGGTTCGAGAGCGTTGTTCGAGAATGAGGAAGTTGAAGCCCCGTTCTCTA contains these protein-coding regions:
- a CDS encoding cation:proton antiporter, with protein sequence MESIFITVSLWLALAVVSALIASSLRLSIALVEICVGVAVAAASGFFGLGDVFAANSEWVRFLAASGAVVLTFLAGAELDPDVIRVKLTEVSVVGLIGFLAPFLGCAAVAYYILEWDANASWLCGVALSTTSMAVVYAVMLETGFNKTEFGKGILGSCFINDLGTVIALGLLFAPFTYKTLVFIAGTVAGLMLLPSSTAWLTKHYAFRTAAIRTKWVMLILFALGALALWSGSEAVLPAYLVGMVLAGSAARDAHWMRRLRTLTVGFLTPFYFLRAGTLVSLPALLAAPLIFVALLLGKVASKIFGLYPFISAFRQDRNERWYYTLLMSTGLTFGTISSLYGLAHGLVTQEQYSFLVAAVIASAVVPTLIAGIAFVPVHLLTKAEQPGKAVRRINGLSDEG
- a CDS encoding sigma 54-interacting transcriptional regulator: MLNYARIWRAFLESRWLQACAIGVLATSLAAILMVLAPTTFTALNWAAYDAWLRHRGPVEVSPSLLLVIRDQASDAKFGAGQWDRAILARVLTEIHDAGAIAIGLDHRLSHASPAQLGGAASDALLLEATKAAGPVVYPFDSEPSVASDTTMFGHLLASRQRDHVARSIPLSLELDGRTVPAFGSVLFEQAKTKPGSTNNEGTILVNYAGDGSINSLPTLSFVTLWEAIEANHEEQLNGWFKDKVVVMLSDPASPATWLLPSGQSVTGITIHLHLLNMLLTGNRVCQLGAVGSYIAAFLLAGLVSWTLLYSRESRGLILAGAVVLGYGCALLLALSFADLVFPFALPLIAALIVLVSTTVWSHLTASQQMRLLERDMLRLQQEAAAVREALVLRETRAETLEEDLEQARAAIAHSAGQHVDLSRTMEALRRELAVAQTQEEEARTQLETLEQQLHSLRAATNESVAMADVELDRLRGECLQFGIVTQDTGLLCLYRDLKRGAKSPLTVLLLGEPGTGKELFARAVHRLSPRTGKTFIAVNIAAISPELFESELFGHVKGSFTGASADRRGYFELANHGTIFLDEIGDLRLDHQSKLLRVLQEKSFYRVGATIPTTVDVRIVAATNRDLQRGVSEGWFREDLYFRLTGLVFRLPPLRERPADVPILADTFLSEIATQLGKPVPKLSNEALRALVEHGWKGNVREFRHCLEQAIALSDSPLLTKESLRLGGGSGSTTGRTKPSQILPDPASDAAVLNHLRQHGFDMQATAKTLGWDRSTVTQRLKGLCFQALVESGGDQTKAALEIAGDPGYLRTVELKLMDYYGHLLSVIEPFASADEALLDCKRRFKNLPDRHFQSIEALVRQQFSERSSPMKSRHA
- a CDS encoding tetratricopeptide repeat protein encodes the protein MTYGRTPVIFTLFVAGTMLVSSIPSHGEETLPLENGASTSSFSNNALEPRDTPADKSNSDRGNDREEEAADLPTSLVDLRDAVQTFPNSLQDHLELADTLYRVGDVDQAIDEYRIALKLKPESARAHMQLGVALMTKQDWRTAMVELKEAIRLDPDLTQAHYNLGTVYYTTGNLKGAIQAYQRALELQNHFPDARYRLALVLKLSHRDQESAQSMEEAARGGVAQAQYFIGNAYRTGQGVEKNTALAVYWWTKALALGHQPAATSLSQLRRQALSSTQPEAKRQEALEAFRNYRDKLWDNFPDLSRDGEAETLGTTLLKQNRSDQTVSVLLQESYALSEAAQIELARLYEMGWEPHLAPFDKRILTSFEITANDGFVPAKKILASIYAKGIGTIPDLPKAKAQLKGLPKQEITSILSDLPSQP
- a CDS encoding OmpA family protein, with the translated sequence MQKNPCQTSSGAIAPTVIGPNKDIKEVYILSGLVLLLAGTIGAFWYYSGQEQSYASKTPAESLTGAQVTNVLKTTTSPITEPVITTQVTKPDSIHTDIYFEVGHKGLTDDAKAILATQADLAKSNPDLGILVQGYTDQQGSASYNKKLGLMRGEKVKEYLVGLGVSAQAIKVVSLGEEGILCLDTSDVCRNMNRRVHLELRKVGKEHMILPTVATEPPATDSIQAVSDRTNNAEDQGSPVDNLLPSLADPSSTDPSSLTTDPASGS